A stretch of the Candidatus Buchananbacteria bacterium genome encodes the following:
- the tsaE gene encoding tRNA (adenosine(37)-N6)-threonylcarbamoyltransferase complex ATPase subunit type 1 TsaE: MIKKIFTTKSEHQTHTLGIKLAKTLQGGDVLALTGNLGAGKTVLTKGIAKGLGITSIVNSPTFILMRVYPIKNKTIKQLVHIDCYRLQSEEQLREIGATEYFNRPDTVTVIEWAEKIKQHLPKQIIKITVELLHEDQRKITITTHG, from the coding sequence ATGATAAAGAAAATATTTACCACCAAGTCCGAACACCAAACCCACACCCTTGGCATTAAACTGGCTAAAACCTTGCAAGGCGGGGACGTATTAGCATTAACCGGCAATCTTGGTGCCGGTAAAACTGTTTTAACCAAGGGTATCGCCAAAGGATTAGGCATTACGTCCATTGTTAACAGTCCGACTTTTATTTTGATGCGCGTCTATCCAATAAAAAACAAAACAATTAAACAGCTAGTACACATTGATTGCTACCGTTTACAAAGTGAGGAACAACTAAGAGAGATTGGTGCTACAGAATATTTTAACCGACCCGACACTGTCACCGTGATTGAATGGGCGGAAAAAATTAAACAACATCTCCCTAAACAAATTATAAAAATTACGGTAGAATTACTACACGAGGACCAAAGAAAAATAACCATCACCACCCATGGTTGA
- a CDS encoding sigma-70 family RNA polymerase sigma factor, with protein sequence MHLTTEKQFVDFYDKHADAIFRFCYFRIYERELAKELSQESFCRLWGMVAEGQDITYPKAVLYRIARNLVIDYVRRKKEASLEEIQEVSGDSVFKDSKSEHIDDAIDVSAVLQKLREKNEELSEPLELKYLQGLQVKEIAKILNLSPNVVSVRIHRAIKILKGMYDN encoded by the coding sequence ATGCATCTAACAACCGAAAAACAATTTGTTGATTTTTATGACAAGCATGCAGATGCTATCTTTAGATTTTGTTACTTTCGCATCTATGAGCGCGAACTGGCCAAAGAATTGTCTCAGGAGTCGTTTTGCCGGCTTTGGGGTATGGTGGCGGAAGGTCAGGATATAACCTACCCGAAAGCGGTGCTGTATCGGATTGCCCGCAACCTGGTTATTGATTATGTGCGTCGGAAAAAGGAAGCTTCGCTTGAAGAAATCCAAGAAGTGTCCGGAGATTCGGTTTTTAAAGACAGTAAATCTGAACATATTGATGACGCGATTGATGTCAGCGCCGTACTGCAGAAGTTAAGGGAGAAAAATGAGGAGTTGTCTGAACCACTTGAACTAAAATATCTTCAAGGGCTCCAGGTCAAAGAGATTGCGAAAATTTTAAACCTTTCACCAAACGTCGTTTCAGTGCGAATCCATCGAGCGATCAAAATATTAAAAGGCATGTATGATAATTAG
- a CDS encoding type II/IV secretion system protein: MMSDKNNPIKNVSSVSRPQIASEEVSEKFSEKMKNIGAKEKEREAQTRAAMMGFQYIDLKGFPISPETLILFSEKDSQELKAICFFRGSNDIRIGAVNPEDPRLTELTKVLAKENHADVKIYLISQNSFDFAFRLYQSIPKVRKFVSGVEIAEDDIRKYEKEIRTFQDLNKELSEVSITDMVTLIMAAAIKARSSDIHIEAEEKGVKVRFRIDGLLHDVAELEHKVWPQVVSRIKLVSRLKINIEDRPQDGRFTIFMTKEKIDVRVSTLPTAYGESVVMRLLMSSAAGMAFEDLGLRGRAFEALRGEIEKPNGMIVTTGPTGSGKTTTLYAVLNKLNDPGTKIITIEDPVEYKLDGVNQSQVDHSKNYTFANGLRSILRQDPDIVMVGEVRDLETAEIAINAALTGHLVITTLHTNDAAGTIPRLLSMQVKPFLLAPAINAMIGQRLVRKICQYCKKPAELDNKTMSRVMAILSKIPEESGFRVPEAELKRLKFYKGGGCEECQGLGYKGRVGIFEVMTMNKEVENLILTGHVSEYDMRSIAVKHGMITMIQDGLLKAADGITTADEVFRVAKDISDDEL, from the coding sequence ATGATGAGTGATAAGAATAATCCAATCAAAAACGTTTCATCAGTCAGTCGGCCGCAGATTGCCAGTGAAGAGGTGTCGGAAAAATTCAGCGAGAAAATGAAGAATATCGGCGCCAAGGAAAAAGAGCGTGAAGCGCAAACCAGGGCTGCGATGATGGGCTTTCAATATATCGATTTAAAGGGTTTTCCAATTAGTCCGGAAACTTTGATTTTATTTTCAGAAAAAGATTCCCAGGAACTAAAAGCTATTTGTTTTTTTCGGGGTTCAAATGATATTAGGATTGGGGCGGTTAATCCCGAAGACCCTCGGTTGACGGAGCTAACCAAAGTATTGGCCAAAGAAAATCATGCGGACGTAAAAATTTATTTAATTTCACAAAACAGTTTTGATTTTGCGTTTCGTTTGTACCAATCAATTCCCAAAGTTCGTAAGTTTGTCAGTGGCGTTGAAATTGCTGAAGACGATATTCGTAAGTATGAAAAAGAGATTAGAACATTTCAGGATTTAAACAAGGAATTAAGCGAAGTTTCAATTACCGACATGGTAACGTTAATTATGGCGGCCGCTATTAAGGCTAGATCTTCGGATATTCACATTGAGGCTGAAGAAAAAGGAGTCAAGGTTCGATTTCGTATCGACGGTTTGTTGCATGATGTTGCTGAGCTTGAACATAAAGTTTGGCCGCAGGTTGTCAGTCGCATTAAATTAGTTTCGCGATTAAAGATTAATATTGAAGACCGCCCTCAGGACGGACGTTTTACCATTTTTATGACTAAAGAAAAGATTGACGTTCGTGTGTCAACTTTGCCAACGGCGTATGGTGAAAGCGTTGTGATGCGTTTATTGATGTCGTCGGCGGCCGGCATGGCGTTTGAAGATTTAGGTTTGCGCGGCCGCGCTTTTGAGGCGTTGCGGGGCGAAATTGAAAAACCAAATGGCATGATTGTCACGACTGGTCCGACCGGTTCAGGAAAAACTACTACTTTGTATGCAGTGCTAAATAAGCTAAATGATCCGGGAACTAAAATTATCACCATTGAAGACCCGGTTGAATACAAACTTGACGGCGTTAATCAAAGTCAGGTTGATCATAGTAAGAACTACACTTTCGCCAACGGCCTGCGCTCTATTTTGCGACAGGATCCGGATATCGTTATGGTTGGTGAAGTTCGTGATCTTGAAACAGCTGAGATTGCAATTAATGCCGCGTTGACTGGTCATTTGGTGATTACCACATTGCACACAAACGACGCTGCCGGAACCATTCCCCGTTTGCTGTCAATGCAGGTTAAACCATTTTTGTTGGCCCCGGCGATTAATGCGATGATTGGTCAACGTTTGGTACGAAAAATTTGCCAGTACTGTAAAAAACCAGCCGAGCTTGATAATAAAACCATGTCGCGGGTGATGGCAATTTTATCAAAAATTCCTGAAGAGTCTGGTTTTCGAGTACCAGAAGCAGAGCTTAAGCGGTTAAAGTTTTATAAAGGCGGCGGCTGTGAGGAGTGTCAGGGCCTTGGGTATAAGGGTCGGGTTGGTATCTTTGAAGTCATGACAATGAATAAAGAAGTAGAAAATTTGATTTTAACTGGCCATGTGTCTGAGTATGATATGCGTTCAATTGCCGTTAAGCACGGTATGATCACGATGATTCAAGACGGTTTATTGAAAGCGGCTGACGGTATCACCACGGCCGATGAAGTGTTTCGTGTGGCTAAGGATATCAGTGACGACGAGCTTTAA
- a CDS encoding sigma-70 family RNA polymerase sigma factor, with protein MAELPDFANKTDQELVNLTLENQDHFLHIVNRYQQKLLSFILRISNVAPDEAHDLLQEVFIKVYKNLNGYDPSLKFSSWIYRITRNHVISNYRKIKNKPQVLSWEVDEESLSSLTAEINIEKSTDQALLREQLAESLEKLKPKYREVLILRYFEEKSYDEISDIIKKPRGTVGTLINRAKTQLQAIYQPKI; from the coding sequence ATGGCTGAACTACCAGATTTTGCGAATAAAACCGACCAGGAGCTGGTCAATTTGACCCTTGAAAATCAGGATCATTTTTTACATATTGTTAATCGCTATCAGCAAAAATTACTCTCGTTTATTCTACGAATTTCGAATGTCGCGCCCGACGAAGCTCATGACCTCCTCCAAGAGGTCTTTATTAAAGTGTATAAAAATCTCAACGGTTATGACCCAAGCCTAAAATTTTCTTCCTGGATTTATCGTATTACCAGAAATCATGTTATCAGTAATTACCGAAAAATCAAAAATAAACCCCAGGTACTAAGCTGGGAAGTTGATGAGGAAAGCCTCAGCAGTCTTACGGCCGAAATTAATATTGAGAAATCAACTGACCAGGCATTGCTACGAGAACAGTTGGCCGAATCACTGGAAAAACTCAAGCCAAAATACCGTGAAGTTCTCATCTTGCGGTATTTTGAAGAAAAAAGTTATGATGAAATTTCTGACATCATTAAAAAACCGCGCGGCACGGTCGGCACCCTGATTAATCGGGCGAAAACCCAACTACAAGCAATCTATCAACCAAAAATATGA
- a CDS encoding tryptophan-rich sensory protein, which produces MKKFGKIILAILICQTAGIIGSFFTTPAIPGWYASLQKPFFNPPGFVFGPVWLTLYTMMGISLYLVWEHRQKHPLAPNAIILFLVHLIFNAAWSVVFFGAQQILLALFIIVLLVCMISILTWQFWQIKKPAGYLLMPYLTWVLFATILNFSLWLLNK; this is translated from the coding sequence ATGAAAAAATTCGGGAAAATCATTTTAGCCATTCTCATTTGCCAGACTGCTGGCATTATTGGGTCATTTTTCACCACCCCAGCAATCCCTGGCTGGTATGCTAGTTTGCAAAAACCATTTTTCAATCCTCCGGGTTTTGTGTTCGGCCCAGTTTGGTTAACACTGTATACTATGATGGGAATTAGTCTGTATCTTGTCTGGGAACACCGCCAAAAACATCCACTAGCACCAAACGCGATTATATTATTTTTAGTCCATCTGATTTTTAATGCCGCCTGGTCAGTTGTCTTCTTTGGCGCTCAACAAATCTTGCTGGCGCTTTTTATTATTGTGCTTTTGGTCTGCATGATTAGTATCCTCACCTGGCAGTTTTGGCAAATCAAAAAACCAGCCGGCTATTTATTGATGCCATATCTAACTTGGGTGCTGTTTGCAACCATACTTAACTTTTCACTTTGGCTATTAAACAAGTAA
- a CDS encoding polysaccharide deacetylase family protein, whose protein sequence is MKQTVISTLITCTLIVGCTKPAEFSVPANQNPTEATSTSQAEIDFETIEVRLPILIYHHIREYRDTDSANDKTFIVSPGRLREQFQYLKDNNFTTITFKNLTDYFSGQFSLPEKPVIISFDDGVISQYENAFPLLKEFNFNATFFIFANPVGKSKNYMSWEQLAELRDQGMEIGSHGWYHQYLTRINADELNRELIQSKQTLETNLKIKVDAIAYPFGDINEAVTGKIKEAGYLAARDIVNGATHQKADLFKLKGYFITNDFNRFKSIVNKVTN, encoded by the coding sequence ATGAAACAAACCGTCATATCAACACTAATTACTTGCACACTAATCGTTGGTTGTACCAAACCGGCTGAGTTTTCAGTACCAGCTAATCAGAACCCGACCGAGGCCACTTCTACTTCCCAAGCCGAAATTGATTTTGAAACTATTGAAGTACGATTACCGATTCTTATTTACCATCATATTAGGGAATATCGCGACACCGATTCCGCAAACGACAAAACTTTTATTGTCAGCCCCGGCCGCTTACGCGAACAATTCCAATATCTCAAAGATAACAATTTTACCACAATCACTTTTAAAAATCTGACTGATTATTTTAGCGGGCAGTTTAGTTTGCCGGAAAAACCCGTTATCATCAGTTTTGACGACGGCGTTATTAGCCAGTATGAAAACGCTTTTCCTTTATTAAAAGAATTTAATTTTAATGCCACCTTTTTTATTTTTGCTAATCCGGTCGGTAAAAGTAAGAACTATATGTCCTGGGAACAATTAGCTGAACTTCGTGACCAAGGAATGGAAATTGGTTCACATGGCTGGTATCACCAGTACCTAACGCGCATCAACGCCGATGAATTAAACCGCGAACTGATTCAAAGCAAACAAACTCTTGAAACTAATTTAAAAATCAAAGTTGACGCTATTGCTTACCCCTTTGGTGATATTAATGAGGCAGTAACTGGTAAAATTAAAGAGGCTGGTTATCTGGCCGCTCGCGATATTGTTAACGGGGCTACTCACCAAAAAGCCGATTTGTTCAAACTCAAAGGCTATTTTATCACCAACGACTTCAATCGCTTTAAATCAATCGTTAATAAAGTAACTAATTAA
- a CDS encoding SIMPL domain-containing protein (The SIMPL domain is named for its presence in mouse protein SIMPL (signalling molecule that associates with mouse pelle-like kinase). Bacterial member BP26, from Brucella, was shown to assemble into a channel-like structure, while YggE from E. coli has been associated with resistance to oxidative stress.) — protein MANEYNSKQKLALLLVGMILLTGVISLALLRDRIVNWPQWTVTVTGQGKVSYQPDTAVVYLGVRVEKAISAERALTQVNNSIDKVLTAVKELNIPEADIQTQNYSLYPQYDYIDGVSVLSGYTASEQLVVKVRNLKDQPNLVADLVAKATAAGANQVDGISFEASDIEVLKQQARLMAIQDAKNRAGALATAADVKLGKVVGWWDNVVQGPITGQPYYYDGKGGMGAGGAVGQVPNGQQEIIIEVGVNYRVK, from the coding sequence ATGGCAAACGAATATAATTCAAAACAAAAACTTGCGCTATTATTGGTTGGGATGATCTTACTAACAGGTGTTATCAGCCTGGCGTTATTGCGTGATCGGATTGTTAACTGGCCACAATGGACAGTAACGGTAACCGGTCAGGGTAAAGTCAGCTATCAGCCGGATACGGCCGTAGTCTACTTAGGCGTCCGGGTTGAAAAAGCGATCAGCGCTGAACGTGCATTGACCCAGGTTAATAATTCCATTGATAAAGTTCTAACAGCGGTTAAAGAATTGAATATTCCGGAGGCTGATATTCAGACTCAAAATTATTCATTGTATCCGCAGTATGACTATATTGATGGCGTGTCGGTTTTATCAGGGTACACTGCCAGCGAACAGTTGGTTGTTAAAGTTCGCAACTTAAAAGATCAGCCAAATTTAGTTGCTGATTTGGTCGCCAAGGCAACCGCCGCTGGCGCGAATCAGGTTGATGGCATTTCCTTTGAGGCGTCGGATATTGAGGTGCTTAAACAACAGGCTCGGTTGATGGCTATCCAAGATGCCAAGAATCGCGCTGGTGCCTTAGCAACGGCTGCTGATGTTAAGCTTGGCAAGGTTGTTGGCTGGTGGGATAATGTTGTCCAGGGGCCAATTACCGGTCAGCCGTATTACTACGATGGTAAAGGCGGCATGGGCGCTGGTGGCGCGGTTGGACAAGTACCAAACGGCCAGCAGGAAATTATTATTGAAGTTGGTGTGAACTATCGGGTTAAATAA
- the tsaD gene encoding tRNA (adenosine(37)-N6)-threonylcarbamoyltransferase complex transferase subunit TsaD, with translation MKIFAIESSCDETAAAVVETKGGRFNILANTIVSQIDIHRQYGGVVPEVAARHHIQNIIPVLEQTLDQAKLTPNKLDRLAVTVGPGLITSLIVGIETAKTLSYVWKKPIVPVNHMKAHLYANWSHNQKINFPAITLIVSGGHTEIILQTSPTHLKKIGATIDDAAGEAFDKVAQLLGLGYPGGPAISKLAKTGSRNAYPFPRPMLKENNFNFSFSGLKTAVLYTTQKIKKITPAVTADIAASFEQAAVDILVEKTIRAAQTHHAKTIMLSGGVAANGLLRQTLATKAKNLKIKFLTPDIHLCTDNAAMIAIAAAFDKPSPWHTLKVNPNLDI, from the coding sequence ATGAAAATATTTGCCATCGAAAGTTCGTGTGACGAAACCGCCGCCGCCGTTGTTGAAACGAAAGGCGGTCGCTTTAATATTTTGGCAAACACGATTGTTTCACAAATTGATATTCACCGCCAGTACGGCGGCGTAGTGCCAGAAGTTGCCGCCCGTCACCATATTCAAAACATCATACCGGTACTTGAACAAACCCTTGATCAGGCCAAGCTCACACCGAATAAACTTGATCGCTTGGCGGTAACAGTCGGGCCCGGCTTAATTACGTCGCTTATAGTCGGCATTGAAACCGCCAAGACTCTTTCGTACGTCTGGAAAAAACCAATTGTACCGGTTAACCACATGAAGGCTCATTTGTACGCCAACTGGAGCCACAATCAAAAAATTAATTTTCCGGCCATCACCCTAATTGTTTCCGGCGGACATACTGAAATTATTTTACAAACCAGCCCAACTCACCTGAAAAAAATCGGCGCCACTATCGACGACGCGGCCGGCGAGGCATTCGACAAGGTCGCACAGCTATTGGGGCTAGGGTATCCGGGCGGACCAGCGATTTCCAAACTTGCCAAAACCGGAAGCCGAAACGCTTATCCATTCCCACGACCAATGTTAAAAGAAAATAATTTCAACTTCAGCTTCTCAGGACTTAAAACAGCGGTGCTATATACAACTCAAAAAATAAAAAAAATCACCCCTGCCGTTACCGCCGACATCGCCGCTTCATTTGAACAGGCCGCAGTTGATATTTTGGTTGAAAAAACAATTCGCGCCGCCCAAACCCACCACGCCAAAACAATTATGCTATCAGGTGGCGTTGCGGCTAATGGACTGTTGCGGCAAACGCTTGCAACAAAAGCTAAAAATCTAAAGATAAAATTTTTAACGCCCGACATTCATCTTTGCACGGACAATGCCGCCATGATTGCTATTGCCGCCGCCTTTGACAAACCTTCGCCGTGGCATACACTAAAAGTAAACCCTAACCTTGATATTTAA
- a CDS encoding disulfide bond formation protein B: MVSTANNILSILVILVQIDIAVILIAWAMKYFAKKDNLAIRYAIRWGLPLAFLTALVSTLGSLFYSEIAGYEPCTLCWYQRIVMYPQVITLGLALWKKNEAVVDQSIMLSLIGAMIAVYQYLGQISVIELAPCSAIGYSVSCSKTFVMNYGYITIPMMALTGFSYILLLMLIRKFSK; this comes from the coding sequence ATGGTTTCTACCGCTAATAATATTCTTTCAATTTTGGTGATATTGGTTCAGATCGACATTGCGGTTATTTTGATTGCCTGGGCGATGAAATATTTTGCCAAGAAAGATAATTTGGCAATTCGCTATGCCATCCGCTGGGGTCTGCCGTTGGCTTTTTTGACGGCGCTGGTGTCAACGTTAGGCAGCCTTTTTTATTCAGAAATCGCCGGCTATGAACCTTGCACCTTATGTTGGTATCAGCGTATTGTAATGTATCCGCAAGTTATTACACTTGGGTTAGCGTTGTGGAAAAAGAACGAAGCCGTTGTGGATCAAAGTATTATGCTGTCGTTGATTGGTGCGATGATTGCAGTCTACCAATATTTAGGGCAGATTTCGGTTATTGAGCTTGCGCCATGTTCGGCAATTGGGTATTCAGTGAGTTGTTCAAAAACGTTTGTCATGAATTATGGCTATATAACCATTCCGATGATGGCCCTAACCGGTTTTAGCTACATCTTGTTATTAATGTTGATTCGTAAATTCTCCAAATAA
- the msrA gene encoding peptide-methionine (S)-S-oxide reductase MsrA, translating to MAEKEIAVFGGGCFWCTEAIFQNLKGVTKVVSGYAGGKTPNPTYEKLHSANTGHAEVIEIEFDPNIISYEKLLEVFFATHNPTTPNRQGNDVGEEYRSIILTTTPEQESTALNYIKKIKSEFSGPVITEIQTLDQFYPAETYHQNYYQTNANQPYCQVVISPKLKKIKEKYPELIK from the coding sequence ATGGCCGAAAAAGAAATTGCCGTTTTTGGCGGAGGTTGCTTCTGGTGCACGGAAGCTATTTTTCAAAATCTCAAAGGTGTTACCAAAGTAGTCTCGGGTTACGCTGGAGGAAAAACTCCTAACCCAACTTACGAAAAATTACATTCGGCTAACACTGGGCACGCTGAAGTGATTGAAATTGAATTTGATCCGAACATTATTAGCTATGAAAAATTATTGGAAGTCTTCTTCGCCACGCACAATCCAACCACTCCCAACCGCCAGGGTAACGATGTGGGCGAAGAGTATCGTTCAATCATTTTAACTACCACGCCAGAACAAGAGTCAACGGCTCTTAATTACATTAAAAAAATTAAATCCGAATTTAGCGGCCCAGTCATCACGGAAATTCAAACTCTTGATCAATTTTATCCGGCCGAAACATACCATCAGAATTATTACCAAACCAACGCCAATCAGCCGTACTGCCAAGTTGTGATTAGTCCTAAACTAAAAAAAATCAAAGAAAAATATCCCGAATTAATTAAATGA
- a CDS encoding HIT family protein: MPKKQLPTPPKKAIIYEDDKLYACLASRPITVGHVVVVWKKDVNDIHLLNDRDYSYLMAAVDILRDAMLKALKVKKIYLIYMDEVNHVHWHLVPRYNEKGYDVFSHKPAVLKNFSLTAKIKKAIILK, from the coding sequence ATGCCTAAAAAACAATTACCAACCCCGCCGAAAAAAGCCATTATCTACGAAGATGACAAGTTGTACGCCTGTTTAGCCAGCCGCCCGATCACTGTCGGACACGTTGTCGTGGTATGGAAAAAAGACGTTAATGATATCCATCTGCTTAACGATCGAGATTATAGTTATTTAATGGCGGCTGTCGATATTTTGCGTGATGCGATGTTAAAAGCGCTTAAAGTTAAAAAAATCTACCTGATCTATATGGATGAGGTAAACCATGTTCACTGGCATTTAGTGCCCCGCTATAACGAAAAAGGTTATGACGTATTTTCACATAAACCAGCCGTCTTAAAAAATTTCTCGCTGACCGCCAAAATTAAAAAAGCAATCATCCTAAAATAA
- a CDS encoding DUF378 domain-containing protein, giving the protein MKVVHIVTFLLLVIGGLNWLLVGLIGWDVGMLFGGQSALISRIIYILVGLSAVVEIATHKKNCKVCNEKKAMPADTSETVPPISNA; this is encoded by the coding sequence ATGAAAGTAGTACACATAGTCACTTTCCTTCTTCTGGTTATTGGAGGCTTAAATTGGCTGCTAGTCGGCTTAATCGGCTGGGATGTCGGGATGTTATTTGGTGGCCAAAGCGCTTTAATCTCCAGAATTATTTATATTCTAGTCGGTTTATCAGCCGTTGTTGAGATTGCCACTCATAAAAAAAATTGCAAAGTTTGCAACGAAAAAAAGGCAATGCCCGCTGACACTTCTGAAACTGTCCCTCCCATATCAAACGCCTAG
- a CDS encoding PQQ-dependent sugar dehydrogenase, translating to MKKGVLISLFIIIFLVTAFLFRTKITRLFFSPSAPQGELGINVFNLAANRTPDTNQTPNAKPGADQAVTDIEIIAKNLLIPWEIGFLPTGEMLVTERAGNLLKIGANKTVIKIQGVEHVGEGGLQGMALHPDFKNNNFIYLYLTTRTKDGLINRVERYRLTGDTLTDKKIIIDNIPGAQYHDGGRIEFGPDSKLYVTTGDATKSDKAQDPNFLGGKILRLNDDGSIPSDNPNPTSLIYSLGHRNPQGLAWDESGQLWATEHGRSGALSGLDELNIIEPNQNYGWPTIQGDQTKPGLTTPVVHSGSDVTWAPGDAIYLNGSIFFTGLRGEAIYQYQIETKKFFTHFYRDFGRLRAIVIGPDGFIYVSTSNTDGRGESKTEDDKIIAINPEIFN from the coding sequence ATGAAAAAAGGAGTTTTAATCTCACTCTTTATCATTATTTTTTTAGTTACCGCGTTTTTGTTTCGCACCAAAATCACACGACTATTTTTTAGTCCTAGCGCCCCACAGGGGGAGCTAGGGATAAACGTTTTTAACCTAGCCGCTAACCGCACACCAGACACCAATCAAACACCAAACGCCAAACCAGGCGCTGACCAAGCAGTTACCGATATTGAAATTATCGCCAAAAATCTTTTGATCCCCTGGGAAATTGGATTTCTGCCAACCGGCGAAATGCTTGTCACCGAACGAGCCGGCAACTTATTAAAAATCGGCGCCAATAAAACAGTTATTAAAATCCAGGGAGTTGAACACGTTGGTGAAGGTGGCTTGCAAGGGATGGCACTACACCCCGATTTTAAAAATAATAATTTTATTTATTTGTACCTCACCACCCGCACTAAAGACGGCCTAATCAACCGGGTAGAACGATACCGGCTAACCGGCGACACCCTGACTGATAAAAAAATAATCATAGATAATATTCCAGGCGCCCAATACCATGACGGCGGCCGAATTGAATTCGGACCAGACAGCAAACTATATGTCACTACCGGCGACGCTACCAAATCTGACAAAGCCCAGGACCCGAATTTTTTAGGCGGTAAAATCTTACGTCTGAATGACGATGGTTCTATTCCGTCCGATAACCCAAATCCGACATCGCTGATTTATTCTCTGGGCCATCGCAATCCGCAAGGATTAGCTTGGGATGAATCAGGACAACTCTGGGCCACTGAACATGGCCGCAGCGGCGCACTGTCGGGCTTAGACGAATTAAATATTATTGAACCAAATCAAAATTACGGCTGGCCCACCATTCAAGGTGATCAAACCAAACCAGGACTAACCACGCCGGTGGTTCACTCCGGCTCCGACGTCACCTGGGCTCCCGGCGACGCAATTTACCTTAACGGTTCAATCTTTTTTACCGGTTTGCGCGGAGAAGCAATCTACCAATACCAAATTGAAACAAAAAAATTCTTCACTCATTTCTATCGCGACTTTGGCCGGCTGCGCGCCATTGTCATCGGACCAGATGGCTTCATTTATGTTTCCACTTCTAACACTGACGGCCGCGGAGAAAGCAAAACTGAAGACGATAAAATCATCGCAATCAACCCTGAAATTTTTAACTAA